A window of Struthio camelus isolate bStrCam1 chromosome 15, bStrCam1.hap1, whole genome shotgun sequence contains these coding sequences:
- the LOC104149743 gene encoding putative short-chain dehydrogenase/reductase family 42E member 2 isoform X3, producing the protein MKLTGIVCIQEHYGAIFNMEKKLCLVIEDGISLNRNDTKVILSGIATPWHQTSNSNFSGNAGALKEKSMRAVVTGGGGYFGYKLGCALANSGASVVLYDINKPIWEIPNGVVCIQADVRDYDAIFAACEGADCVFHVASYGMSGREQHVDHYSRTKSIAEQMVLAANGTPLAGGGIFYTCVLRPPGIYGPEEQRHLPRLAKNIERGLLSFKFGDPSAKLNWVHVENLVQAQILAADALTPEKNYIASGQVYFINDGEKFNLFEWLTPLFERLGCSKPWIRIPTSLVYASAIIMEYLHLTLKPFVELSPLLTRNEVQNISTTHTFRIDKARHQLGYNPEKFAFADSVDHYVKTRPEAPNHPAFLKVLLSVMVSLSLIFLSLRFDDLSVLHFFRETQR; encoded by the exons ATGAAACTTACTGGAATTGTCTGCATCCAGGAGCACTATGGAGCAATTTTCAACATGGAGAAGAAATTGTGTCTGGTAATAGAAGATGGTATTTCACTTAACAGGAATGACACAAAAGTTATACTGAGCGGGATAGCAACACCCTGGCACCAGACCTCTAACTCTAACTTCAGTGGAAATGCTggagcactgaaagaaaaaagcatgagagCAGTGGTGACAGGAGGCGGAGGCTATTTTGGATACAAGCTGGGATGTGCTCTTGCCAACTCAGGAGCTTCTGTTGTTCTGTATGACATAAACAAGCCTATCTGGGAAATTCCCAATGGAGTAGTGTGTATCCAG GCAGATGTCAGGGATTATGATGCCATTTTTGCAGCCTGTGAAGGGGCTGACTGTGTCTTTCATGTAGCTTCATATGGAATGTCAGGAAGAGAGCAA CACGTTGATCATTATTCCAGAACCAAATCAATTGCAGAACAAATGGTACTAGCAGCTAATGGAACTCCACTAGCAG GAGGCGGTATATTCTATACATGTGTTCTTCGCCCACCAGGAATCTATGGACCAGAAGAGCAAAGACACCTGCCACGGCTAGCA AAGAATATTGAGAGAGGGCTACTTAGCTTCAAGTTTGGGGATCCTTCTGCTAAGTTGAACTGGGTGCACGTGGAGAACCTTGTACAAGCCCAAATCCTAGCTGCTGACGCTCTCACTCCTGAAAAGAACTATATAGCT AGTGGTCAGGTGTATTTCATTAACGACGGTGAAAAATTCAACCTTTTTGAATGGTTAACTCCACTA tTTGAAAGATTAGGTTGCAGTAAACCGTGGATACGTATTCCTACTTCCTTAGTTTATGCAtcag CAATAATAATGGAATATCTTCACCTGACGCTGAAACCATTTGTTGAATTATCACCTCTGCTGACCAGAAATGAG GTACAGAACATTTCCACAACCCACACGTTTCGCATAGACAAGGCCCGGCACCAGCTGGGCTACAACCCGGAGAAGTTTGCGTTCGCCGATTCTGTGGACCACTACGTTAAAACGAGACCAGAAGCCCCGAATCATCCCGCCTTCCTcaaagttttgctttctgtaatGGTTAGTTTAAGtttgatctttctttctttaagattCGATGACCTTTCAGTTCTGCATTTTTTCAGAGAAACGCAACGTTGA
- the LOC104149743 gene encoding putative short-chain dehydrogenase/reductase family 42E member 2 isoform X1 has protein sequence MKLTGIVCIQEHYGAIFNMEKKLCLVIEDGISLNRNDTKVILSGIATPWHQTSNSNFSGNAGALKEKSMRAVVTGGGGYFGYKLGCALANSGASVVLYDINKPIWEIPNGVVCIQADVRDYDAIFAACEGADCVFHVASYGMSGREQLHREEIETVNIDGTKFIIDACKQRNIPRLIYTSTVNVVFGGLSIEDGDEETVPYFPIEKHVDHYSRTKSIAEQMVLAANGTPLAGGGIFYTCVLRPPGIYGPEEQRHLPRLAKNIERGLLSFKFGDPSAKLNWVHVENLVQAQILAADALTPEKNYIASGQVYFINDGEKFNLFEWLTPLFERLGCSKPWIRIPTSLVYASAIIMEYLHLTLKPFVELSPLLTRNEVQNISTTHTFRIDKARHQLGYNPEKFAFADSVDHYVKTRPEAPNHPAFLKVLLSVMVSLSLIFLSLRFDDLSVLHFFRETQR, from the exons ATGAAACTTACTGGAATTGTCTGCATCCAGGAGCACTATGGAGCAATTTTCAACATGGAGAAGAAATTGTGTCTGGTAATAGAAGATGGTATTTCACTTAACAGGAATGACACAAAAGTTATACTGAGCGGGATAGCAACACCCTGGCACCAGACCTCTAACTCTAACTTCAGTGGAAATGCTggagcactgaaagaaaaaagcatgagagCAGTGGTGACAGGAGGCGGAGGCTATTTTGGATACAAGCTGGGATGTGCTCTTGCCAACTCAGGAGCTTCTGTTGTTCTGTATGACATAAACAAGCCTATCTGGGAAATTCCCAATGGAGTAGTGTGTATCCAG GCAGATGTCAGGGATTATGATGCCATTTTTGCAGCCTGTGAAGGGGCTGACTGTGTCTTTCATGTAGCTTCATATGGAATGTCAGGAAGAGAGCAA cttcacagagaagagattgaaACTGTAAACATTGATGGAACAAAATTCATCATTGATG CCTGCAAACAAAGGAACATCCCTAGACTGATATATACCAGTACAGTAAATGTGGTGTTTGGAGGGCTTTCTATTGAAGATGGGGATGAGGAAACTGTGCCATATTTTCCTATAGAAAAG CACGTTGATCATTATTCCAGAACCAAATCAATTGCAGAACAAATGGTACTAGCAGCTAATGGAACTCCACTAGCAG GAGGCGGTATATTCTATACATGTGTTCTTCGCCCACCAGGAATCTATGGACCAGAAGAGCAAAGACACCTGCCACGGCTAGCA AAGAATATTGAGAGAGGGCTACTTAGCTTCAAGTTTGGGGATCCTTCTGCTAAGTTGAACTGGGTGCACGTGGAGAACCTTGTACAAGCCCAAATCCTAGCTGCTGACGCTCTCACTCCTGAAAAGAACTATATAGCT AGTGGTCAGGTGTATTTCATTAACGACGGTGAAAAATTCAACCTTTTTGAATGGTTAACTCCACTA tTTGAAAGATTAGGTTGCAGTAAACCGTGGATACGTATTCCTACTTCCTTAGTTTATGCAtcag CAATAATAATGGAATATCTTCACCTGACGCTGAAACCATTTGTTGAATTATCACCTCTGCTGACCAGAAATGAG GTACAGAACATTTCCACAACCCACACGTTTCGCATAGACAAGGCCCGGCACCAGCTGGGCTACAACCCGGAGAAGTTTGCGTTCGCCGATTCTGTGGACCACTACGTTAAAACGAGACCAGAAGCCCCGAATCATCCCGCCTTCCTcaaagttttgctttctgtaatGGTTAGTTTAAGtttgatctttctttctttaagattCGATGACCTTTCAGTTCTGCATTTTTTCAGAGAAACGCAACGTTGA
- the LOC104149743 gene encoding putative short-chain dehydrogenase/reductase family 42E member 2 isoform X2, which yields MKLTGIVCIQEHYGAIFNMEKKLCLVIEDGISLNRNDTKVILSGIATPWHQTSNSNFSGNAGALKEKSMRAVVTGGGGYFGYKLGCALANSGASVVLYDINKPIWEIPNGVVCIQADVRDYDAIFAACEGADCVFHVASYGMSGREQLHREEIETVNIDGTKFIIDACKQRNIPRLIYTSTVNVVFGGLSIEDGDEETVPYFPIEKHVDHYSRTKSIAEQMVLAANGTPLAGIYGPEEQRHLPRLAKNIERGLLSFKFGDPSAKLNWVHVENLVQAQILAADALTPEKNYIASGQVYFINDGEKFNLFEWLTPLFERLGCSKPWIRIPTSLVYASAIIMEYLHLTLKPFVELSPLLTRNEVQNISTTHTFRIDKARHQLGYNPEKFAFADSVDHYVKTRPEAPNHPAFLKVLLSVMVSLSLIFLSLRFDDLSVLHFFRETQR from the exons ATGAAACTTACTGGAATTGTCTGCATCCAGGAGCACTATGGAGCAATTTTCAACATGGAGAAGAAATTGTGTCTGGTAATAGAAGATGGTATTTCACTTAACAGGAATGACACAAAAGTTATACTGAGCGGGATAGCAACACCCTGGCACCAGACCTCTAACTCTAACTTCAGTGGAAATGCTggagcactgaaagaaaaaagcatgagagCAGTGGTGACAGGAGGCGGAGGCTATTTTGGATACAAGCTGGGATGTGCTCTTGCCAACTCAGGAGCTTCTGTTGTTCTGTATGACATAAACAAGCCTATCTGGGAAATTCCCAATGGAGTAGTGTGTATCCAG GCAGATGTCAGGGATTATGATGCCATTTTTGCAGCCTGTGAAGGGGCTGACTGTGTCTTTCATGTAGCTTCATATGGAATGTCAGGAAGAGAGCAA cttcacagagaagagattgaaACTGTAAACATTGATGGAACAAAATTCATCATTGATG CCTGCAAACAAAGGAACATCCCTAGACTGATATATACCAGTACAGTAAATGTGGTGTTTGGAGGGCTTTCTATTGAAGATGGGGATGAGGAAACTGTGCCATATTTTCCTATAGAAAAG CACGTTGATCATTATTCCAGAACCAAATCAATTGCAGAACAAATGGTACTAGCAGCTAATGGAACTCCACTAGCAG GAATCTATGGACCAGAAGAGCAAAGACACCTGCCACGGCTAGCA AAGAATATTGAGAGAGGGCTACTTAGCTTCAAGTTTGGGGATCCTTCTGCTAAGTTGAACTGGGTGCACGTGGAGAACCTTGTACAAGCCCAAATCCTAGCTGCTGACGCTCTCACTCCTGAAAAGAACTATATAGCT AGTGGTCAGGTGTATTTCATTAACGACGGTGAAAAATTCAACCTTTTTGAATGGTTAACTCCACTA tTTGAAAGATTAGGTTGCAGTAAACCGTGGATACGTATTCCTACTTCCTTAGTTTATGCAtcag CAATAATAATGGAATATCTTCACCTGACGCTGAAACCATTTGTTGAATTATCACCTCTGCTGACCAGAAATGAG GTACAGAACATTTCCACAACCCACACGTTTCGCATAGACAAGGCCCGGCACCAGCTGGGCTACAACCCGGAGAAGTTTGCGTTCGCCGATTCTGTGGACCACTACGTTAAAACGAGACCAGAAGCCCCGAATCATCCCGCCTTCCTcaaagttttgctttctgtaatGGTTAGTTTAAGtttgatctttctttctttaagattCGATGACCTTTCAGTTCTGCATTTTTTCAGAGAAACGCAACGTTGA
- the LOC104149657 gene encoding putative short-chain dehydrogenase/reductase family 42E member 2 isoform X3 yields MCSHQGDVRDYDALLKACEGVDCVFHVAACGMSGLEQLQKKDQIESINVGGTKLIIDVCKQRNIPRLIYTSTVNVVFGGNPIEEGDEETVPYFPLEKHFDHYSRTKAIADQMVLAANGTLLKGGDKLHTCVLRPPGIYGPGEQRHLPRVAVNIQRRLFNFKFGNHKVQMNWVHIGNLVQAHLLAAEALTSEKGYVASGQVYYIHDGENVTFAEWIVPLFEKLGYRKPWIHIPVLLVHLAATVMEYLHLALKPFFSFTPLLTRNEVWNLTVTHTFRIDKARSQLGYKPKKFSLADSVDHYLKTRPICQDDHTFLKMLFAFSFLLSLIIFSFFS; encoded by the exons ATGTGCTCTCATCAG ggTGATGTGAGGGATTATGATGCACTGCTCAAAGCGTGTGAAGGAGTTGACTGTGTTTTTCATGTGGCTGCATGTGGAATGTCAGGACTAGAACAA CTTCAAAAGAAAGACCAGATTGAATCCATAAATGTCGGTGGCACAAAACTAATAATTGATG TCTGCAAACAAAGAAATATCCCTAGACTGATATATACCAGTACAGTGAATGTGGTGTTTGGAGGGAATCCTATTGAAGAAGGAGATGAAGAAACTGTGCCatattttccactggaaaag CATTTTGATCATTATTCTAGAACGAAGGCAATTGCAGACCAAATGGTTCTTGCTGCTAACGGAACTTTACTCAAAG GAGGTGATAAACTCCATACCTGTGTGCTTCGCCCACCAGGCATATATGGACCAGGAGAGCAGCGCCATCTGCCACGAGTGGCT GTAAATATCCAGCGGAGACTATTTAACTTCAAGTTTGGGAATCACAAAGTTCAAATGAACTGGGTACACATAGGAAACTTAGTACAAGCTCACTTACTAGCTGCTGAGGCTCTCACCTCTGAGAAGGGTTATGTAGCT AGTGGTCAGGTGTATTACATACACGATGGTGAAAACGTCACATTTGCTGAATGGATAGTCCCTTTA TTCGAAAAATTAGGCTACAGGAAACCATGGATACATATTCCTGTTCTCCTTGTTCATTTAGcag CCACTGTGATGGAATATCTGCACCTGGCACTGAAGCCATTTTTTAGCTTTACACCGTTATTGACGAGAAATGAG GTGTGGAACCTTACTGTAACTCACACTTTCCGAATAGACAAGGCACGAAGTCAACTTGGCTACAAACCAAAGAAATTCTCACTAGCAGATTCTGTGGATCATTATCTTAAAACAAGACCTATTTGTCAAGATGATCATACATTCCTTAAAATGTTGTTTGCTTTCAGCTTTTTGTTAAGTttgatcattttttctttcttctcctaa
- the LOC104149657 gene encoding putative short-chain dehydrogenase/reductase family 42E member 2 isoform X1, with the protein MQEGSPQELQGSPLRDSQLEEHAGPLIKRSRKAMVTGGGGYLGYNLGCALIRSGIPVVLFDVQKPKWEIPNGADFFKGDVRDYDALLKACEGVDCVFHVAACGMSGLEQLQKKDQIESINVGGTKLIIDVCKQRNIPRLIYTSTVNVVFGGNPIEEGDEETVPYFPLEKHFDHYSRTKAIADQMVLAANGTLLKGGDKLHTCVLRPPGIYGPGEQRHLPRVAVNIQRRLFNFKFGNHKVQMNWVHIGNLVQAHLLAAEALTSEKGYVASGQVYYIHDGENVTFAEWIVPLFEKLGYRKPWIHIPVLLVHLAATVMEYLHLALKPFFSFTPLLTRNEVWNLTVTHTFRIDKARSQLGYKPKKFSLADSVDHYLKTRPICQDDHTFLKMLFAFSFLLSLIIFSFFS; encoded by the exons ATGCAAGAAGGATCTCCACAAGAGCTCCAAGGGAGCCCACTGCGTGACAGCCAACTAGAAGAGCATGCTGGGCCACTGATTAAAAGGAGCAGAAAGGCAATGGTGACAGGAGGTGGAGGCTACTTGGGATACAATCTGGGATGTGCTCTCATCAGGTCAGGAATTCCTGTTGTTTTATTTGATGTACAGAAACCTAAATGGGAAATTCCAAATGGAGCAGATTTTTTCAAG ggTGATGTGAGGGATTATGATGCACTGCTCAAAGCGTGTGAAGGAGTTGACTGTGTTTTTCATGTGGCTGCATGTGGAATGTCAGGACTAGAACAA CTTCAAAAGAAAGACCAGATTGAATCCATAAATGTCGGTGGCACAAAACTAATAATTGATG TCTGCAAACAAAGAAATATCCCTAGACTGATATATACCAGTACAGTGAATGTGGTGTTTGGAGGGAATCCTATTGAAGAAGGAGATGAAGAAACTGTGCCatattttccactggaaaag CATTTTGATCATTATTCTAGAACGAAGGCAATTGCAGACCAAATGGTTCTTGCTGCTAACGGAACTTTACTCAAAG GAGGTGATAAACTCCATACCTGTGTGCTTCGCCCACCAGGCATATATGGACCAGGAGAGCAGCGCCATCTGCCACGAGTGGCT GTAAATATCCAGCGGAGACTATTTAACTTCAAGTTTGGGAATCACAAAGTTCAAATGAACTGGGTACACATAGGAAACTTAGTACAAGCTCACTTACTAGCTGCTGAGGCTCTCACCTCTGAGAAGGGTTATGTAGCT AGTGGTCAGGTGTATTACATACACGATGGTGAAAACGTCACATTTGCTGAATGGATAGTCCCTTTA TTCGAAAAATTAGGCTACAGGAAACCATGGATACATATTCCTGTTCTCCTTGTTCATTTAGcag CCACTGTGATGGAATATCTGCACCTGGCACTGAAGCCATTTTTTAGCTTTACACCGTTATTGACGAGAAATGAG GTGTGGAACCTTACTGTAACTCACACTTTCCGAATAGACAAGGCACGAAGTCAACTTGGCTACAAACCAAAGAAATTCTCACTAGCAGATTCTGTGGATCATTATCTTAAAACAAGACCTATTTGTCAAGATGATCATACATTCCTTAAAATGTTGTTTGCTTTCAGCTTTTTGTTAAGTttgatcattttttctttcttctcctaa
- the LOC104149657 gene encoding putative short-chain dehydrogenase/reductase family 42E member 2 isoform X2, which translates to MAASPIQGDVRDYDALLKACEGVDCVFHVAACGMSGLEQLQKKDQIESINVGGTKLIIDVCKQRNIPRLIYTSTVNVVFGGNPIEEGDEETVPYFPLEKHFDHYSRTKAIADQMVLAANGTLLKGGDKLHTCVLRPPGIYGPGEQRHLPRVAVNIQRRLFNFKFGNHKVQMNWVHIGNLVQAHLLAAEALTSEKGYVASGQVYYIHDGENVTFAEWIVPLFEKLGYRKPWIHIPVLLVHLAATVMEYLHLALKPFFSFTPLLTRNEVWNLTVTHTFRIDKARSQLGYKPKKFSLADSVDHYLKTRPICQDDHTFLKMLFAFSFLLSLIIFSFFS; encoded by the exons ATGGCTGCTTCACCCATTCAG ggTGATGTGAGGGATTATGATGCACTGCTCAAAGCGTGTGAAGGAGTTGACTGTGTTTTTCATGTGGCTGCATGTGGAATGTCAGGACTAGAACAA CTTCAAAAGAAAGACCAGATTGAATCCATAAATGTCGGTGGCACAAAACTAATAATTGATG TCTGCAAACAAAGAAATATCCCTAGACTGATATATACCAGTACAGTGAATGTGGTGTTTGGAGGGAATCCTATTGAAGAAGGAGATGAAGAAACTGTGCCatattttccactggaaaag CATTTTGATCATTATTCTAGAACGAAGGCAATTGCAGACCAAATGGTTCTTGCTGCTAACGGAACTTTACTCAAAG GAGGTGATAAACTCCATACCTGTGTGCTTCGCCCACCAGGCATATATGGACCAGGAGAGCAGCGCCATCTGCCACGAGTGGCT GTAAATATCCAGCGGAGACTATTTAACTTCAAGTTTGGGAATCACAAAGTTCAAATGAACTGGGTACACATAGGAAACTTAGTACAAGCTCACTTACTAGCTGCTGAGGCTCTCACCTCTGAGAAGGGTTATGTAGCT AGTGGTCAGGTGTATTACATACACGATGGTGAAAACGTCACATTTGCTGAATGGATAGTCCCTTTA TTCGAAAAATTAGGCTACAGGAAACCATGGATACATATTCCTGTTCTCCTTGTTCATTTAGcag CCACTGTGATGGAATATCTGCACCTGGCACTGAAGCCATTTTTTAGCTTTACACCGTTATTGACGAGAAATGAG GTGTGGAACCTTACTGTAACTCACACTTTCCGAATAGACAAGGCACGAAGTCAACTTGGCTACAAACCAAAGAAATTCTCACTAGCAGATTCTGTGGATCATTATCTTAAAACAAGACCTATTTGTCAAGATGATCATACATTCCTTAAAATGTTGTTTGCTTTCAGCTTTTTGTTAAGTttgatcattttttctttcttctcctaa